One genomic segment of Candidatus Binatia bacterium includes these proteins:
- a CDS encoding CstA-like transporter-associated (seleno)protein yields the protein MRRYWGKVATAVRAVIHEWAGDTEYERYVHRCVQRNEPPVDRGRFFAQRLEERYGRLTRCC from the coding sequence ATGCGTCGATACTGGGGAAAGGTCGCTACTGCCGTGCGCGCCGTAATCCACGAGTGGGCCGGTGACACGGAGTATGAGCGCTACGTCCACCGCTGCGTTCAGCGCAACGAGCCGCCAGTGGACCGCGGACGGTTTTTCGCCCAGCGCCTCGAAGAGCGTTACGGGAGGCTCACCCGCTGCTGTTGA
- a CDS encoding crotonase/enoyl-CoA hydratase family protein, producing MDLTVIKLERHDRVLHIVLNRPQRLNAINREMPRELEEAVAQANADSAVRVIVLRGEGRAFCAGYDLDWGTRLEHEIQADADWDPVRDFVAMSENLRCFMSLWHSRKPVIAQVHGWCVGGGTDLVLCADLIMAAADAQMGYPPARVWGSPTSALWAYRLGMEHAKRLLLTGDPVDGHTAERIGLIHRAVPEDRLATEVEALANRMALLPVNQLVMMKLLVNQAYENMGLRTGQMIGTLFDGIARHTPEGIAWRELALQQGVKAALTERDGRFDDYGARKK from the coding sequence ATGGACTTGACGGTGATCAAGCTCGAACGGCACGACCGGGTGCTGCACATAGTGCTCAATCGTCCGCAACGGCTCAACGCCATCAACCGCGAGATGCCGCGCGAGTTGGAGGAGGCGGTGGCACAGGCAAATGCCGACAGCGCCGTCCGGGTGATTGTGCTGCGCGGGGAGGGCCGGGCCTTCTGCGCCGGCTACGACCTCGACTGGGGCACCCGCCTGGAACACGAAATCCAAGCCGACGCCGACTGGGATCCGGTGCGCGACTTTGTTGCGATGTCGGAGAACCTGCGCTGCTTCATGAGCCTGTGGCACAGCCGCAAGCCGGTCATCGCGCAGGTCCACGGCTGGTGTGTCGGCGGGGGGACGGATTTGGTCCTGTGCGCCGATCTGATCATGGCCGCCGCGGACGCGCAGATGGGTTACCCGCCGGCTCGGGTATGGGGATCACCGACGTCGGCCCTGTGGGCCTATCGCCTCGGGATGGAACACGCTAAGCGTCTATTGCTGACGGGTGACCCGGTGGACGGTCACACCGCCGAGCGTATTGGGTTGATTCACCGCGCCGTGCCCGAGGATCGGCTGGCCACTGAAGTCGAGGCCTTGGCTAATCGAATGGCGCTGTTACCGGTGAATCAGCTGGTAATGATGAAACTGTTGGTCAATCAAGCATACGAGAATATGGGGCTGCGTACCGGCCAGATGATCGGCACCCTGTTTGATGGGATTGCCCGCCACACTCCAGAGGGAATTGCTTGGCGCGAACTGGCGCTGCAACAGGGAGTGAAGGCGGCTTTGACCGAGCGCGACGGACGGTTCGACGACTACGGCGCTCGGAAGAAGTAA
- a CDS encoding ribonuclease E/G has translation MAKTMLINMTHAEESRVGIVTDGVLSSFEIESASREHLKGNIYKGVVHRIHPALEAAFVDIGANRDAFLPLDEICFRNLPGLTRDSGNGAEGRHRLRIKEVLKPGQEVLVQIVKEEFANKPPTLSTFYSLPGRYLVLLPGSDEAGISRKIEGAERSHLRELIEKLQPPEGFGIIVRTAAVFDQGSRELQRDLHYLLRLWETIQQAATSKTAPALVYREHDVVLRNIRDYFTPDIDEIYVDNEEVHQRASEFLHDVMPGKEDVLHLYKGDKPIFSHFNVETQIESIYKRRVPLKSGGSIVIDGTEALTAIDVNSGRSVRGGSQEETAFRTNVEAATEIARQLRLRDLGGLIVIDFIDMRNAQHIADVEKTFREAMREDKARHETGRISHFGLLEVSRQRLRPAAAAASYGACPMCEGHGLVRTTESAALVALRKIHNRVAQGDTAALRASLPPEVAIYLLNQKRDDLAQLERRYATRIQVALEDGLMPHQLEMEVRTRLEAGQAKLPPSRVGGIAAAEAAPAAVEIAAAEAAPAAVENGGAVAVAAPAPGPGAKVEGETPQPGKRRRRRRGRRRGRGRQAAAAIGEALAAIGQQTSLTREPAEEMEAAEAGTVAFGEAETPPSAAGEGVQAAEVEVGASEAGPGVGISAGPEVPAAEEASSAEMPLSESAEQPAPAKPRARRTRAGTTRRGGRGGRRRTKAAAEKPPVTAAAVPAVAAAVKQGAGAARATPKAGTARRRTPPKRSPAPRRRTRSKPTKSEA, from the coding sequence ATGGCAAAGACGATGCTCATCAACATGACGCATGCGGAGGAGAGCCGGGTCGGCATCGTGACCGACGGCGTCCTCAGCTCATTCGAGATCGAATCCGCCAGTCGGGAACACCTCAAGGGCAACATTTACAAGGGGGTGGTGCACCGCATCCACCCGGCGCTCGAGGCGGCCTTCGTCGACATCGGCGCGAATCGCGACGCCTTTCTCCCGCTCGATGAGATTTGCTTCCGCAATCTCCCCGGGCTCACCCGCGACAGCGGCAACGGCGCGGAGGGGCGGCACCGGCTGCGGATCAAGGAGGTCCTGAAGCCCGGCCAGGAAGTCCTGGTGCAAATCGTGAAGGAGGAGTTTGCCAACAAACCGCCGACGTTGAGCACCTTCTATTCACTACCAGGCCGCTATCTCGTGCTGCTGCCCGGGTCGGACGAGGCCGGGATCTCGCGCAAGATCGAAGGCGCGGAACGCAGCCATCTGCGTGAGCTGATCGAGAAGCTGCAGCCGCCCGAAGGCTTCGGCATCATCGTCCGCACCGCCGCCGTTTTCGACCAGGGCTCGCGCGAGTTGCAGCGCGACCTGCACTACCTGCTGCGCCTGTGGGAGACGATCCAGCAAGCCGCGACCTCGAAGACCGCGCCGGCCCTGGTGTATCGCGAGCACGACGTGGTGTTGCGCAATATCCGGGACTACTTCACTCCCGACATCGACGAGATCTACGTCGACAACGAAGAGGTCCACCAGCGCGCCAGCGAGTTCCTGCATGACGTCATGCCGGGCAAAGAGGACGTCTTGCATCTCTACAAGGGCGACAAGCCGATCTTCTCGCATTTCAACGTCGAAACGCAGATCGAGTCGATTTATAAGCGCCGCGTACCGCTGAAATCGGGGGGCAGCATCGTCATCGACGGCACCGAAGCCCTCACCGCCATCGACGTGAACTCGGGAAGATCGGTGCGCGGTGGCAGTCAGGAAGAAACCGCGTTTCGGACCAACGTCGAAGCGGCGACGGAAATTGCCCGCCAGCTGCGCCTGCGCGACCTCGGCGGGTTGATCGTCATCGATTTCATCGACATGCGCAATGCGCAGCACATCGCGGATGTCGAGAAGACTTTCCGCGAAGCCATGCGCGAGGACAAGGCGCGGCATGAAACCGGGCGCATCTCGCATTTCGGCTTGCTCGAGGTGTCCCGCCAGCGCCTGCGTCCGGCCGCCGCAGCCGCTTCGTATGGCGCCTGCCCGATGTGCGAGGGGCATGGCCTGGTGCGCACCACGGAATCCGCAGCCCTGGTTGCCTTGCGCAAGATTCATAACCGCGTCGCACAAGGGGATACGGCGGCGCTGCGGGCGTCGCTGCCGCCCGAGGTCGCGATCTACTTGCTGAATCAGAAGCGGGACGACCTGGCCCAGCTGGAACGGCGGTACGCTACACGGATCCAGGTGGCGCTCGAGGACGGCTTGATGCCGCACCAGCTGGAAATGGAGGTGCGGACACGCCTGGAGGCCGGGCAGGCGAAGCTGCCTCCTTCACGCGTCGGTGGGATTGCCGCCGCGGAGGCTGCACCCGCAGCCGTCGAGATTGCCGCCGCGGAGGCTGCGCCCGCAGCCGTCGAGAACGGAGGGGCCGTTGCCGTAGCGGCTCCGGCACCGGGGCCCGGTGCTAAAGTTGAGGGTGAAACCCCGCAGCCGGGTAAACGCCGGCGCCGCCGGCGCGGCCGCCGCCGCGGTCGTGGCCGACAAGCCGCTGCAGCAATCGGCGAGGCTTTGGCTGCGATTGGCCAGCAGACATCGCTGACCAGGGAACCGGCGGAAGAGATGGAAGCGGCGGAAGCGGGTACCGTGGCGTTTGGCGAAGCAGAGACCCCGCCCAGCGCCGCAGGGGAAGGCGTACAGGCCGCCGAGGTCGAAGTCGGTGCAAGCGAGGCCGGTCCAGGCGTGGGCATATCGGCGGGACCAGAAGTGCCAGCCGCAGAGGAAGCGTCTTCTGCCGAGATGCCGCTCAGTGAGTCGGCAGAGCAGCCAGCACCCGCCAAGCCGCGCGCCCGGCGTACCCGCGCCGGTACCACCCGGCGGGGCGGACGAGGAGGCCGTCGGCGGACAAAGGCTGCCGCCGAGAAGCCGCCGGTGACTGCAGCGGCGGTGCCGGCAGTCGCGGCAGCGGTGAAGCAAGGGGCCGGCGCGGCGCGAGCGACTCCTAAGGCGGGAACGGCACGCCGAAGGACACCGCCCAAGCGCAGTCCAGCCCCGCGCCGAAGAACGCGCTCCAAGCCGACGAAGAGCGAGGCGTAA
- the alaC gene encoding alanine transaminase → MDAQDFPRIKRLPPYVFNIVGDLKQKARRAGEDIIDFGMGNPDGPTPPHVVAKLIEAASKPINHRYSVSKGIYKLRLAITAWYKRRYDVDLDPDTEAVATIGSKEGLAHLALAIIGPGDVVFCPSPTYPIHQYSVIIAGGDLRSIPLIPGEDFFAHLVEAMRQTWPRPKLLILNFPHNPTTEVVDLNFFQKIVDFAREHSLMVIHDLAYADLCFDGYEPPSFLQVPGAKDLGVEFYTLSKSYNMPGWRVGFAVGNPAMIGALARIKSYLDYGIFQPIQIAAIQALNGPQDIVEEIRQEYQSRRDVLVNGLRRVGWDMPKPKATMFVWAPIPAPFQEMGSLEFSTFLLREAKVAVSPGIGFGEYGDQYVRFALIENEHRTRQAIRGIRRALSQAKPATIRQVG, encoded by the coding sequence ATGGACGCACAAGATTTCCCTCGAATTAAGCGCCTCCCACCCTACGTCTTCAACATCGTCGGAGACCTCAAGCAGAAGGCTCGCCGCGCTGGGGAAGACATCATCGACTTCGGCATGGGCAACCCCGATGGTCCAACACCGCCGCACGTAGTGGCCAAGCTGATCGAGGCAGCCTCGAAACCCATCAACCACCGTTATTCCGTTTCCAAAGGAATTTACAAACTCCGCCTGGCGATCACCGCTTGGTACAAGCGCCGCTACGATGTTGATCTCGATCCCGACACCGAGGCGGTGGCTACGATCGGCTCCAAAGAGGGGCTGGCCCATCTCGCCCTTGCCATCATCGGTCCGGGCGACGTGGTGTTCTGTCCCAGCCCGACGTATCCGATTCACCAGTACTCGGTCATCATCGCCGGAGGGGACCTGCGCAGCATCCCCTTGATTCCGGGCGAAGATTTCTTCGCCCATTTGGTGGAGGCCATGCGCCAGACTTGGCCGCGGCCGAAGTTGCTCATTTTGAACTTCCCCCACAATCCGACGACCGAAGTGGTGGACCTCAATTTCTTTCAGAAGATCGTCGATTTCGCCCGCGAGCACTCGCTGATGGTGATCCATGACCTGGCGTACGCCGACCTGTGCTTCGACGGGTATGAACCCCCGAGCTTCCTGCAGGTGCCCGGAGCGAAGGACCTGGGGGTCGAGTTCTATACCCTGTCGAAGAGCTACAACATGCCCGGTTGGCGTGTTGGGTTTGCCGTCGGCAACCCCGCCATGATCGGCGCGTTGGCGCGGATCAAGAGCTACCTGGACTACGGGATTTTTCAGCCCATTCAGATCGCCGCCATCCAGGCCCTCAATGGACCGCAGGATATTGTCGAAGAGATCCGCCAGGAGTATCAGTCTCGACGTGATGTCCTGGTGAACGGGCTCCGCCGGGTCGGCTGGGACATGCCGAAGCCCAAGGCGACGATGTTCGTGTGGGCGCCCATCCCGGCGCCGTTCCAGGAGATGGGATCGTTGGAGTTTTCGACCTTTTTGCTGCGGGAGGCGAAAGTCGCCGTGTCTCCCGGCATCGGTTTCGGCGAGTACGGCGACCAGTACGTCCGCTTCGCCTTGATCGAGAACGAGCACCGTACGCGGCAGGCCATCCGCGGTATTCGCCGGGCACTCAGCCAAGCGAAGCCAGCAACAATCCGCCAAGTGGGTTGA
- a CDS encoding homoserine dehydrogenase codes for MGREVRVGLIGFGTIGTGVIKLLQRQQAQIRARLGARLTLAGVADIDLQSYRGVRVDRKLLTSDATALLDDPTIDIVIELMGGYDLARRFVLRAIKNGKSVVTANKALLAVHGAELFGAVEKAGVDIGYEASVGGGIPIIRILREGLAGDRNRAIYGIVNGTSNYILSTMTQRGGEFAAVLGEAQQQGLAEADPTYDVDGIDAAHKLTLLIQLAFGTTARFADVPVEGIRHISQHDIGFAREFGYVIKLLAIAKQDGRQIEARVHPTMVPGKHLLAGVNGAYNAIFVQGEALGDTMYFGLGAGMMPTATAVLADVMEVARNLLCGSRGRIAPLGYPLARQRQVPLKPMDDLISEYYLRFMVVDRPGVLAKISGILGRHHISIASVIQREREHGASVPIVIRTHQARERDLRRALQLIDRLAVVRTKSVLIRIEDSLGQ; via the coding sequence GTGGGTCGGGAAGTCCGGGTTGGATTGATCGGCTTCGGCACGATCGGCACCGGAGTGATCAAACTCCTCCAACGCCAACAGGCGCAGATCCGCGCCCGTCTCGGCGCCCGGCTGACCCTGGCCGGGGTGGCCGACATCGACCTGCAAAGCTACCGTGGTGTGCGGGTCGATCGGAAGCTGCTCACCAGTGACGCCACGGCGCTGCTCGATGACCCGACCATCGATATCGTGATCGAGCTGATGGGGGGCTACGACCTGGCGCGGCGCTTCGTGCTCCGCGCCATCAAGAACGGGAAGAGCGTGGTGACCGCCAACAAGGCATTGTTGGCGGTGCACGGTGCGGAACTGTTCGGCGCCGTCGAGAAGGCCGGTGTCGATATCGGCTACGAAGCCAGCGTCGGTGGCGGTATTCCCATCATCCGGATATTGAGGGAAGGGCTGGCAGGAGACCGCAACCGTGCCATCTACGGCATCGTCAACGGCACCTCGAACTACATCCTCAGTACGATGACGCAGCGGGGAGGAGAGTTCGCCGCCGTGCTCGGTGAGGCCCAGCAGCAGGGGCTGGCCGAGGCCGATCCGACCTACGACGTCGACGGCATCGATGCGGCGCACAAGCTGACGTTGCTCATCCAGCTGGCCTTCGGCACCACGGCGCGCTTCGCCGACGTTCCGGTCGAAGGTATCCGCCACATCAGTCAGCACGACATCGGGTTTGCGCGGGAGTTCGGTTACGTGATCAAGCTGCTGGCCATTGCCAAGCAGGACGGACGGCAGATCGAGGCGCGCGTGCATCCCACCATGGTGCCTGGCAAGCACCTGCTGGCCGGGGTCAACGGCGCCTACAACGCCATCTTCGTGCAAGGCGAAGCGCTGGGCGACACGATGTACTTTGGCCTAGGAGCCGGCATGATGCCGACGGCGACCGCGGTGCTGGCCGACGTCATGGAAGTTGCGCGGAATCTGTTGTGCGGCAGCCGAGGACGGATCGCGCCGCTGGGGTATCCGCTCGCACGGCAGCGGCAGGTGCCGCTGAAGCCGATGGATGACCTGATCAGCGAATACTACCTGCGCTTCATGGTGGTCGACCGGCCCGGTGTGCTGGCGAAAATATCCGGCATCCTCGGGCGGCATCACATCTCCATTGCCTCGGTGATTCAGCGGGAGCGCGAGCACGGAGCGAGTGTGCCGATTGTCATCCGCACCCATCAAGCGCGGGAGCGCGACCTGCGCCGTGCCCTCCAGTTGATCGACCGCCTGGCCGTGGTGCGCACCAAGTCCGTCCTCATTCGTATCGAGGACAGCCTCGGCCAATAA